One window of the Methylovirgula sp. HY1 genome contains the following:
- the flbT gene encoding flagellar biosynthesis repressor FlbT, giving the protein MHISLRAGEKLYINGAVVRVDRKVSIELLNDATFLLEAHVMHVDEVTTPLRRLYFIVQIMLMNPADTQAACDMVADALLSNRQSCDHQEILTGLDNVERLVGENRKFEALKAIRGLLPLEAVLMGKSKALAPEEAA; this is encoded by the coding sequence ATGCATATTTCGCTGCGTGCAGGCGAGAAACTCTACATCAACGGCGCGGTTGTGCGCGTCGACCGCAAAGTCTCCATAGAACTGCTCAACGATGCGACTTTTCTGCTCGAGGCGCATGTGATGCATGTGGACGAGGTCACGACGCCATTGCGGCGGCTGTATTTTATCGTGCAGATTATGCTGATGAACCCAGCCGATACGCAAGCGGCGTGCGATATGGTGGCGGATGCGCTTTTGTCCAATCGGCAGAGCTGCGATCATCAAGAGATTCTGACGGGTCTCGACAATGTGGAGCGGCTCGTCGGTGAAAATCGAAAGTTCGAGGCTTTGAAAGCTATCCGGGGCCTGCTGCCGTTGGAAGCAGTGCTCATGGGTAAAAGCAAGGCTCTCGCACCGGAAGAGGCGGCCTAG
- the flgD gene encoding flagellar hook assembly protein FlgD encodes MHDFSDKNMFQLFEFERFLLDWMIPSDRQTLLPFRRYAMTVSPTQSATGSSSSSSTTNVAGQAATVNYNQFLQLLVAELQNQDPTSPTNPTQYMSQLASFSSVEQQIQTNSKLDTMLTSSALSQAEALIGQTVTSADGKTSGTVASVTLSASGAVTATLSDGSTVSLNSGSSAATTATLSDGSTFSLPTGVKVGS; translated from the coding sequence TTGCATGACTTTTCCGACAAAAACATGTTCCAGCTTTTTGAATTTGAGCGTTTTCTTCTCGACTGGATGATTCCATCCGATCGGCAAACGCTCTTGCCGTTCAGGAGATATGCTATGACGGTAAGTCCTACTCAATCGGCGACGGGATCGTCTTCCAGCTCGTCGACGACCAACGTCGCGGGGCAGGCGGCGACGGTAAACTACAATCAGTTTTTGCAGCTTCTGGTTGCCGAGTTGCAAAACCAGGATCCGACGAGTCCGACCAATCCGACTCAATATATGAGTCAGTTGGCGTCGTTCTCCTCGGTCGAGCAGCAAATTCAAACCAATTCGAAATTGGACACGATGCTGACGTCTTCGGCTCTGTCGCAGGCAGAGGCACTGATCGGCCAGACCGTGACCTCGGCGGATGGAAAGACAAGTGGCACCGTGGCTTCCGTGACTTTGTCTGCCAGCGGCGCGGTCACTGCGACCTTGAGCGACGGCAGCACAGTTTCGCTGAATTCCGGAAGCAGTGCGGCTACCACGGCAACTTTGAGCGATGGCTCGACCTTCTCGTTGCCCACCGGTGTCAAGGTCGGCAGTTAA
- the flaF gene encoding flagellar biosynthesis regulator FlaF: MYQFSYAEILDDNAQDARSRERQAMERGIELLEIAKAKGRHSMEAVEALNYVNQLWRIFIEDLARPENDLPDALRAELISIGLWITNEVHQMRLGKSENFEGLIEICMIIRDGLK, translated from the coding sequence ATGTACCAATTCTCATATGCCGAGATTCTGGATGACAACGCGCAGGACGCTCGCTCACGCGAGCGTCAGGCGATGGAGCGCGGCATAGAGCTCCTCGAGATCGCCAAGGCCAAGGGCCGCCATTCGATGGAGGCTGTCGAAGCGCTGAACTATGTCAATCAATTGTGGCGCATCTTCATCGAGGATCTTGCCAGGCCGGAAAATGATTTGCCGGATGCGCTGCGCGCCGAGCTCATCTCGATCGGTCTATGGATCACCAATGAAGTGCATCAGATGCGTCTTGGCAAGTCAGAGAATTTCGAAGGCCTGATCGAAATCTGCATGATCATTCGAGACGGCCTTAAGTGA
- the flgK gene encoding flagellar hook-associated protein FlgK: MATVAAETAVVSRNIAGANNNTASFSRKIANVITAPNGGSQVASITNVQNQALFESVLGATSSSAAQEAISTGLTALQQTVGGTGSTTSPAAQITNLTDALQQYLASPTDSATAASTVAAASTLASTLNDASASVQQLRAQTDSQMASSVASINSLLSQFQAVNTQIVSGTASGSDVTDLLDSRNSILTQLSQQVGISTTSGANNNMSIYTDSGVTLFQGGQARSVTFQATSTYTAGTAGNAVYIDGVPVTGSSATMPIQSGALAGLANLRDNITVTYQAQLDQTAQGLISAFAETNPSPPSNVLAGLFTNGGSTAVPAAGVNAGLAAAITVNAAVDPSQGGTATLLGNGINFNYNTTNAASFTTQLQQLETNLSANQTFNAAGQIGTSNSVAGYATNSASWLETQRQSASSESTYQSTLLSSSTTALSNATGVNLDEEMSHMLDLENSYSASAKLLSTINTMFSDLNASINPMLA, translated from the coding sequence TTGGCCACAGTCGCGGCCGAGACGGCGGTCGTGTCGCGCAATATCGCCGGCGCCAACAACAACACTGCATCCTTTTCGCGAAAAATTGCGAATGTCATTACCGCACCCAATGGTGGTTCTCAGGTCGCGTCGATCACCAATGTGCAAAATCAGGCGTTGTTCGAGAGCGTCCTTGGCGCGACCTCTTCGTCGGCCGCGCAGGAGGCTATTTCGACCGGGCTGACCGCGCTTCAGCAGACGGTCGGTGGAACCGGCAGTACGACTTCCCCGGCGGCTCAGATCACCAATCTCACCGATGCGCTGCAACAGTATCTCGCTTCGCCGACCGACAGCGCTACCGCTGCATCGACGGTTGCGGCTGCGAGTACGCTCGCAAGCACCTTGAATGATGCGTCCGCCTCGGTTCAGCAGCTTCGCGCCCAGACGGACTCGCAAATGGCGTCCTCGGTTGCGAGCATCAATTCGCTGCTGTCGCAATTTCAGGCGGTCAATACGCAAATTGTTTCCGGTACGGCATCGGGTAGTGATGTCACGGATTTGCTGGACTCGCGCAACTCGATCTTGACGCAGCTGTCGCAGCAGGTCGGCATTTCGACGACCTCCGGCGCCAATAATAATATGTCCATCTATACGGACAGCGGCGTTACCTTGTTCCAGGGTGGTCAGGCCCGCTCGGTGACTTTTCAGGCGACTTCCACTTATACGGCGGGGACGGCTGGAAATGCCGTCTATATTGACGGGGTGCCAGTCACCGGCAGCTCGGCGACGATGCCGATCCAATCCGGCGCCTTGGCGGGCCTCGCCAATCTGCGTGACAATATCACGGTCACTTACCAGGCGCAGCTCGATCAAACCGCACAGGGGCTCATCAGCGCTTTTGCCGAGACGAATCCGTCGCCGCCCAGCAATGTCCTTGCGGGGCTGTTCACCAATGGGGGCAGTACGGCCGTTCCCGCCGCGGGCGTCAATGCAGGTCTGGCGGCGGCAATCACAGTGAACGCCGCGGTTGACCCGAGCCAGGGCGGTACCGCCACGCTTCTCGGCAATGGCATCAACTTCAACTACAACACGACCAATGCTGCGAGCTTTACGACGCAATTGCAGCAGTTGGAGACCAATCTGTCGGCCAACCAGACATTCAACGCCGCGGGCCAAATCGGGACCAGCAACTCGGTTGCCGGCTATGCGACAAATTCTGCGAGCTGGCTTGAGACGCAGAGGCAATCGGCATCGTCCGAAAGCACCTATCAGAGCACATTGTTGAGCAGTTCGACGACGGCCCTGTCGAATGCGACGGGTGTCAATCTCGATGAGGAGATGTCGCACATGCTCGACCTCGAAAACTCCTACTCTGCGTCGGCAAAACTCCTGTCGACAATCAACACAATGTTCTCCGATCTTAACGCCTCTATCAACCCGATGTTGGCCTAA
- a CDS encoding transglycosylase SLT domain-containing protein, which produces MRRRRAPRLVPCLALLCLTVFIFSGQSHAETNDSLVCEREMMRAAQKYGVPLGVLYAVGLTETGRRGSLSPYALNIEGPSFFPRSLPDALRLYAQARKEGVKLIDIGCMQINHLYHGSHFRSVAEMFDPHENVDYAAQFLKELRLKEGSWTLAAARYHAGPDNNPAQKQYVCAVITNMVASGFGRWTPNARNFCR; this is translated from the coding sequence ATGCGTCGTCGAAGGGCGCCGCGGCTGGTACCGTGTCTCGCGCTTCTGTGTCTGACGGTCTTTATATTTAGCGGGCAAAGCCACGCCGAGACCAACGACTCTTTGGTTTGCGAGCGCGAAATGATGCGCGCGGCACAGAAATATGGGGTGCCGCTCGGCGTGCTCTACGCGGTCGGCCTGACCGAAACCGGGCGGCGGGGTTCGCTCAGCCCTTACGCCCTCAATATCGAAGGGCCGTCTTTTTTTCCGCGCTCATTGCCCGACGCCTTGCGCCTCTACGCACAGGCGCGCAAGGAAGGCGTAAAGCTGATCGACATCGGCTGTATGCAAATCAATCATCTCTATCATGGGAGCCATTTCCGTTCGGTGGCGGAAATGTTCGACCCGCATGAGAACGTTGATTACGCCGCGCAATTTTTGAAGGAGCTGCGCCTCAAGGAGGGGAGCTGGACTCTGGCTGCGGCGCGCTATCATGCGGGCCCGGACAATAATCCGGCTCAGAAACAATATGTCTGCGCGGTGATCACCAATATGGTCGCGAGCGGATTCGGGCGGTGGACGCCGAATGCGCGCAATTTCTGCCGGTGA
- a CDS encoding flagellar hook-associated family protein, whose translation MSSYISTYSLSNTLQQFVLTAQSNLATAQQEVSTGVYADVGLQLGAATGQDFSLRADNSLMQTLSSTNTVASTRLSTTQSLLGNIQTTAQDFLNSLLSSTGTTSANALQGIAQANLQSLTSQLNTSISGQYVFGGINSGTIPITDYYASTSSPNQAAVNSAFTAAFGFSQSSASVSSITGTQMQSFLSTQFPTLFQGSNWTSDWSAASSTTITSQISQTQTASTSVSANQSAFQDLAQAYTMVANLGTQNLSSGALNAVTTTATSLVQKAINGLVNTQADVGIVQSNISTSNNQMSVQMNILTTQINNLESVDPYQVATQVTDLQTQIETAYSLTAQLHKLSLVNYI comes from the coding sequence ATGAGCTCGTACATCTCAACCTATTCGCTATCCAACACCCTGCAGCAGTTCGTGCTCACGGCGCAGTCCAACCTCGCGACCGCGCAGCAGGAGGTTTCGACAGGGGTCTATGCCGACGTCGGGCTTCAGCTCGGGGCGGCGACTGGGCAGGATTTTTCGCTGCGCGCCGACAATTCGTTGATGCAGACGCTATCGAGCACCAACACAGTCGCCTCGACGAGACTGTCCACGACCCAGAGTCTCCTTGGTAATATACAGACCACGGCGCAAGATTTTCTCAATTCGCTGCTTTCATCGACTGGAACGACGTCGGCGAACGCTTTGCAGGGAATTGCGCAGGCTAATTTGCAATCGCTGACTTCTCAGCTGAACACATCGATCAGCGGTCAATATGTTTTCGGCGGAATCAATTCCGGCACGATTCCGATTACGGACTATTACGCCTCGACTTCATCGCCCAATCAGGCCGCGGTGAACAGCGCCTTTACTGCGGCCTTTGGCTTTTCTCAAAGTTCAGCCAGCGTCTCGTCCATCACCGGGACGCAAATGCAGAGTTTTCTCAGCACGCAGTTTCCAACCCTGTTTCAGGGGAGCAATTGGACCAGCGATTGGTCGGCTGCGTCGAGCACGACGATTACGAGCCAGATTTCGCAAACGCAAACAGCCAGCACATCGGTGAGCGCCAATCAATCTGCGTTTCAGGATTTGGCGCAAGCCTACACGATGGTCGCTAATCTCGGCACTCAGAACTTGAGTTCGGGTGCGCTCAATGCGGTTACCACGACAGCTACGTCGCTTGTGCAAAAAGCCATTAACGGTTTGGTGAATACACAGGCTGATGTCGGCATCGTTCAGTCCAACATATCGACGTCGAACAACCAGATGTCTGTGCAGATGAACATCTTGACGACGCAGATTAATAATCTCGAATCCGTCGATCCTTATCAAGTGGCGACGCAGGTGACAGATCTGCAGACCCAAATCGAGACCGCCTATTCGTTAACGGCGCAGTTACATAAGCTCAGCTTGGTCAATTACATTTGA
- a CDS encoding flagellar hook protein FlgE encodes MSLFSAMMASVSGMQAQANSLSTISDNIANSNTTGYKQASAQFEDLLSQVSTTSYTAGGVGTIVNFAISQQGAPTAASSPTDMAIQGNGFFVVQNASGQTYLTRAGNFAPNVNGNLVNSAGFTLMGYPITSGSTATPTNINQLSQITIPNSGVSASPSTSGTMLGNLPSNATVVTGTLPSANTAASTYTDMTSVAAYDNLGNAVNLNVYFTKTGANTWNVDVFNAANATSGGFPYGAAGSPALLSTTLNFSSSTGALTSGSPLAIPVPNGGTLSLNMSGMTQLASSFGITQNNINGNAPVSYSSTSIATDGTVSVVYSDGSSRAVAKIPLATVPSVDSLTSTAGDVFSANSQSGNIVVGGANTAGFGSINSQQLESSTVDLASQLTNMVVAQNSYAANSKVFQTGSTMLSQLLQMLNA; translated from the coding sequence ATGAGCCTCTTCAGTGCCATGATGGCGAGTGTGTCGGGTATGCAGGCTCAGGCCAATTCACTGTCGACGATTTCCGACAATATCGCGAATTCTAATACGACCGGTTATAAGCAGGCCTCGGCACAGTTCGAGGATCTGCTGAGCCAGGTCAGCACGACATCTTATACGGCCGGCGGCGTCGGCACGATTGTCAATTTCGCGATTTCCCAGCAGGGCGCCCCGACGGCGGCTTCGTCGCCGACCGATATGGCCATCCAGGGCAACGGCTTTTTCGTGGTCCAGAATGCGAGCGGTCAGACCTATCTCACGCGTGCCGGCAACTTTGCCCCCAATGTGAATGGCAATCTTGTCAATTCGGCAGGGTTTACGCTCATGGGATATCCGATCACTTCAGGATCGACGGCGACGCCCACCAACATCAACCAGTTGTCGCAGATCACCATTCCAAACTCAGGGGTGAGCGCCTCGCCTTCGACTTCAGGCACCATGCTAGGCAATTTGCCGTCGAACGCGACGGTGGTCACCGGCACCCTTCCATCTGCCAATACCGCGGCTTCGACCTATACGGACATGACCTCCGTCGCTGCCTATGACAATCTCGGCAATGCGGTGAACCTGAATGTCTATTTCACCAAGACGGGTGCGAATACCTGGAATGTCGACGTCTTTAACGCGGCCAATGCGACGAGCGGTGGTTTTCCCTATGGCGCGGCTGGTTCTCCGGCCTTGTTGAGCACAACGTTGAACTTTTCGAGTTCGACGGGAGCCCTGACCTCGGGTTCGCCGCTGGCGATCCCTGTGCCGAATGGCGGTACGTTGAGCCTCAACATGTCGGGGATGACGCAGCTCGCGTCGTCTTTTGGGATCACGCAGAACAACATTAACGGCAATGCGCCGGTGAGCTACAGCAGCACTTCCATCGCCACCGATGGAACTGTGTCCGTGGTCTATTCGGATGGGTCGAGTCGAGCGGTTGCCAAAATCCCGTTGGCGACCGTGCCGAGTGTCGACAGCCTTACGTCGACCGCCGGCGATGTCTTCTCGGCTAATTCCCAGTCTGGAAATATCGTGGTCGGCGGCGCCAACACGGCGGGATTCGGCTCGATCAATTCACAGCAGCTCGAATCCTCGACCGTCGACCTTGCGAGCCAGCTCACCAATATGGTCGTTGCGCAGAATTCTTACGCGGCAAATTCGAAGGTGTTCCAGACCGGCTCGACTATGCTCAGTCAGCTTCTGCAGATGCTGAATGCCTAA
- a CDS encoding response regulator transcription factor, protein MLVIVDEREIVTAGYACRFGNEGVSAARFRTDEFREWVATVSDADLFAVEAFLLGDCRDREVLTKLIRERSRAPVIAMNEAPSLEQTLDLFAAGVDDVVRKPIHVREILARVGAIRRRLEARQDHAVIGDMRIYFDGRDPEIKGVVLPLPRRERRILEYLVANRGRRVSKAQIFNSIYGIFDENVEENVVESHISKLRKKLRRHLGRDPISSVRYLGYRLADPV, encoded by the coding sequence GTGCTGGTGATCGTGGATGAGAGGGAGATCGTTACAGCGGGATACGCATGCCGATTCGGCAATGAGGGTGTTTCCGCCGCACGCTTCCGCACGGATGAGTTTCGCGAATGGGTGGCGACCGTTTCCGATGCGGATCTCTTTGCCGTCGAGGCTTTTCTTCTCGGCGATTGTCGTGATCGGGAGGTGCTCACCAAATTGATCCGCGAGCGTTCGCGCGCGCCGGTCATCGCCATGAACGAAGCGCCGTCGCTGGAGCAGACCTTGGATCTTTTTGCTGCTGGCGTCGACGACGTGGTGCGCAAGCCGATTCATGTCCGCGAAATCCTCGCGCGCGTCGGGGCTATTCGGCGGCGGCTGGAGGCGCGGCAGGATCATGCCGTCATCGGTGATATGCGAATTTATTTCGACGGCCGCGATCCGGAAATCAAAGGCGTGGTGCTGCCTTTGCCGCGACGCGAGCGGCGCATATTGGAATATCTCGTCGCCAACCGCGGGCGGCGGGTCAGCAAGGCTCAAATCTTCAATTCCATCTATGGCATCTTCGACGAAAACGTCGAAGAAAATGTCGTCGAGAGCCACATCAGCAAGTTGCGTAAAAAGCTGCGCCGCCATCTCGGGCGCGATCCGATCAGCTCGGTGCGTTATCTCGGCTATCGGTTGGCTGACCCCGTCTGA